The proteins below come from a single Limnobaculum xujianqingii genomic window:
- the mutY gene encoding A/G-specific adenine glycosylase, translating to MMQAKPFAQAVLSWYQKFGRKTLPWQIEKTPYHVWLSEVMLQQTQVTTVIPYFQRFIAQFPDINSLAAAPTDEVLHLWTGLGYYARARNLHKAAKTIASQHQGIFPTDFDTVHDLPGIGRSTAGAILSLSLNQHYPILDGNVKRVIARCYAIEGWPGKKEVEKRLWDISTEVTPAEGVAQFNQAMMDLGALVCTRSRPKCELCPLNSGCIAYANQSWADYPGKKPKQKIPEKNAWFLLLKNNDKVWLEQRPDVGLWGGLYCFPQFSDWTSLTHWLEQRGMSANDLKQQTAFRHTFSHFHLDITPMLLNMVPGQRCQEESQGMWYNLTQPPSVGLATPVERLLNQLKNEHED from the coding sequence ATGATGCAAGCAAAGCCATTTGCACAGGCCGTTTTGAGCTGGTACCAAAAATTTGGTCGTAAGACCCTACCCTGGCAAATTGAAAAAACGCCCTATCATGTCTGGCTTTCTGAAGTCATGCTGCAACAAACGCAGGTCACTACTGTAATCCCTTATTTTCAGCGTTTTATTGCTCAATTCCCCGATATTAACTCACTGGCGGCAGCGCCAACGGATGAAGTATTACACCTCTGGACGGGCCTTGGTTATTACGCCAGAGCGCGTAATCTGCATAAAGCAGCAAAAACTATTGCCTCACAGCATCAAGGTATCTTCCCGACAGATTTTGATACCGTACACGACCTGCCGGGCATTGGCCGTTCTACCGCCGGAGCCATACTCTCCCTCTCTCTTAACCAGCACTATCCGATTCTTGATGGCAATGTAAAACGGGTAATCGCCCGTTGCTATGCCATAGAAGGCTGGCCGGGTAAGAAAGAAGTGGAAAAACGGCTTTGGGATATCAGTACTGAAGTCACACCAGCAGAGGGTGTAGCTCAATTCAATCAGGCCATGATGGACCTCGGTGCGCTGGTTTGTACCCGCTCTCGCCCTAAATGCGAACTGTGCCCGCTCAATTCAGGCTGTATTGCCTATGCCAATCAAAGCTGGGCAGACTATCCGGGGAAAAAACCAAAACAAAAAATACCGGAGAAAAACGCATGGTTCCTGTTACTTAAGAACAATGATAAAGTCTGGCTGGAACAACGACCGGATGTCGGGCTCTGGGGAGGACTTTACTGCTTCCCTCAGTTTAGCGATTGGACTTCGCTGACCCACTGGCTGGAACAGCGGGGAATGTCTGCCAACGATTTAAAACAGCAGACGGCTTTCCGCCATACCTTCAGCCATTTCCATCTGGATATTACGCCGATGTTGCTTAATATGGTGCCCGGTCAGCGCTGTCAGGAAGAGAGTCAGGGTATGTGGTACAACCTGACTCAACCGCCATCCGTCGGGCTGGCAACGCCAGTTGAACGATTACTTAATCAGCTTAAAAATGAACACGAGGATTAG
- the hemW gene encoding radical SAM family heme chaperone HemW: MLNPPPLSLYIHIPWCVQKCPYCDFNSHALKGDIPDMDYVEHLLIDLDNDLPLTGGRPVSTIFIGGGTPSLLGAEAMQRLLDGVRSRLTLEDNAEITMEANPGTVEADRFRAYQQAGVNRISIGVQSFSQPKLERLGRIHGPEEAKRAAHLAQGLGLRSFNLDLMHGLPDQSLEEALDDLRQAIELDPPHLSWYQLTIEPNTLFGSRPPVLPDDDALWDIYQRGHELLSAAGYQQYETSAYAKPGYQCQHNLNYWRFGDYLGIGCGAHGKLSFSDGRIIRTVKTRHPRGYMNGKYLDKQYNVEADERPFEFFMNRFRLLEAAPRADFSRLTGLNESVIRQNLDSALKMGYLTETSEYWQVTEKGKLFLNSLLELFL; this comes from the coding sequence ATGCTTAATCCCCCGCCGCTGAGCCTCTATATTCATATTCCCTGGTGTGTGCAGAAGTGCCCTTACTGCGATTTCAACTCACACGCCTTGAAGGGCGATATTCCCGATATGGATTATGTGGAGCATTTGCTTATCGATCTGGATAACGATTTACCTCTCACCGGTGGCAGGCCTGTCAGTACAATATTTATTGGCGGTGGAACTCCCAGCCTGCTGGGTGCAGAAGCCATGCAGAGACTGTTAGATGGGGTGCGTAGTCGGTTAACGCTGGAGGATAACGCTGAAATTACCATGGAAGCCAATCCGGGAACGGTAGAGGCCGACCGATTTAGAGCCTATCAGCAGGCCGGAGTAAATCGCATCTCTATTGGCGTTCAGAGCTTTAGTCAGCCAAAGCTGGAGCGACTGGGGCGGATACACGGTCCGGAAGAGGCAAAGCGTGCGGCACATCTGGCACAAGGCCTTGGGTTACGCAGCTTCAATCTGGATTTAATGCACGGTTTGCCGGATCAATCACTGGAAGAGGCGTTGGATGACCTGCGGCAGGCCATTGAGTTAGACCCTCCTCATCTATCCTGGTATCAACTCACCATTGAGCCAAATACATTATTTGGTTCACGCCCTCCGGTACTGCCGGACGACGACGCGCTGTGGGATATCTATCAGCGCGGTCATGAATTACTTAGTGCTGCCGGTTATCAGCAGTATGAAACCTCAGCTTACGCCAAACCCGGTTATCAGTGTCAGCACAACCTGAACTACTGGCGTTTTGGTGACTATCTGGGTATTGGCTGCGGAGCGCACGGTAAACTGAGTTTTAGCGACGGGCGAATTATACGCACGGTAAAAACCCGCCATCCCCGTGGTTATATGAACGGTAAGTATCTGGATAAGCAGTACAACGTTGAAGCCGATGAACGACCTTTTGAGTTCTTTATGAACCGATTTCGCCTGCTGGAAGCTGCGCCAAGAGCTGATTTCAGCCGTCTTACCGGGTTGAATGAGAGCGTTATTCGGCAGAATCTTGATAGTGCATTGAAGATGGGGTACCTGACGGAAACCAGTGAGTACTGGCAGGTTACTGAGAAAGGGAAATTATTCCTGAATTCTTTACTCGAATTATTTTTGTAG
- a CDS encoding YggT family protein, with product MQFLSFLIVTVLDLYVSVLLLRVWMQWARADFYNPFSQFVVKITQPIIGPLRRVIPSIGPIDTASLLVAYILILLKYVVGLWLINQVLLFFPVYLPLSLLELLTAAGKLVFWVIIIRALMSWISQGRNPVDQLLIQLTEPLLSPIRRLLPSMGGIDLSPMVLILILYALNYLKADVLALIL from the coding sequence ATGCAATTTTTATCTTTTCTTATTGTAACCGTGCTCGATCTTTACGTATCGGTGCTACTGCTACGGGTATGGATGCAATGGGCAAGAGCCGATTTCTACAATCCATTCTCACAGTTTGTGGTGAAAATCACCCAGCCGATAATTGGACCATTACGCCGTGTCATCCCGTCGATTGGTCCTATCGATACTGCTTCACTACTGGTTGCCTACATCCTTATTCTGTTGAAGTATGTTGTTGGGCTGTGGCTGATTAATCAGGTGCTATTATTCTTCCCGGTTTACCTCCCACTCTCGCTACTGGAACTGCTGACTGCTGCCGGTAAGCTGGTATTCTGGGTTATTATTATCCGTGCGTTGATGAGCTGGATTAGCCAGGGACGCAATCCGGTAGATCAATTGCTTATCCAGCTAACTGAACCACTATTGTCTCCAATTCGTCGCTTACTGCCCTCAATGGGAGGAATCGACCTGTCGCCAATGGTGTTGATCCTGATCCTTTATGCGTTGAATTACCTGAAAGCAGATGTTCTGGCTCTGATTCTGTAA
- a CDS encoding sodium:proton antiporter: MSRPLLLKLLCLLSGLMIPATSFAADIDGSTLSLGWGIPFVGILLSIALCPLIIPTIWHHHFGKITALWSVLFLVPFAITFGMSTSIGLVAHAILAEYIPFIILLFALFTVSGGILVKGNLHGSPKLNTALLAIGAILASLMGTTGAAMLLIRPLIRANDNRKHRVHVIIFFIFLVANIGGGLTPLGDPPLFIGFLKGVDFFWTAKHMLLPVLISTLVLLTLFYLVDSYYYKREDEILPNDPTPDSKLRLYGKFNFILLLAVVGSVLLSGFWKSGVEFSVLGVHMELQNITRDILLLVIAALSMMLTAKQVRSANQFSWEPILEVGKLFAGIFITIGPVLAILRAGQDGHMAGLVAMVSDSEGAPINAMYFWLSGALSGFLDNAPTYLVFFNLAAGDAATLMGPLQQTLLAISMGSVFMGALTYIGNAPNFMVKSIATQSGIAMPSFFGYMKWSFGILIPLFLILTVIFFLI, translated from the coding sequence ATGTCCCGTCCACTATTATTAAAACTATTATGCCTTTTGTCTGGCTTGATGATACCTGCCACCAGCTTCGCGGCAGATATTGATGGTTCAACACTGAGTCTGGGATGGGGTATTCCATTTGTTGGTATTCTGTTGTCGATTGCACTCTGCCCATTGATCATCCCCACTATCTGGCATCATCATTTTGGCAAAATCACCGCCTTATGGTCGGTACTGTTTCTGGTTCCGTTTGCCATCACGTTTGGCATGAGCACCAGTATCGGATTAGTCGCCCATGCCATTCTGGCAGAATATATCCCTTTTATTATCTTGCTGTTTGCCCTGTTTACCGTGTCTGGCGGCATTTTAGTTAAAGGTAATCTGCACGGTTCACCTAAATTAAATACCGCCCTGCTGGCCATTGGTGCGATTCTTGCCTCACTGATGGGAACCACCGGAGCGGCAATGCTGCTGATTCGTCCTCTGATCAGAGCAAACGATAATCGTAAGCACCGGGTGCATGTGATTATTTTCTTCATCTTCCTGGTGGCTAATATCGGTGGTGGTCTTACACCGCTGGGAGATCCTCCACTGTTTATTGGTTTTCTGAAAGGCGTCGACTTTTTCTGGACCGCTAAACATATGCTGCTACCGGTTTTAATCAGTACTCTGGTATTGCTGACGCTGTTCTATTTGGTGGATAGCTACTATTACAAACGTGAAGATGAGATTCTGCCGAACGATCCAACCCCCGACTCTAAATTACGCCTGTACGGTAAATTTAATTTTATTCTGCTATTGGCGGTAGTTGGCAGCGTTTTACTCTCCGGCTTCTGGAAGTCTGGCGTGGAGTTCAGCGTACTGGGTGTACATATGGAATTACAGAATATCACTCGTGACATTCTGCTACTGGTGATCGCTGCTCTGTCGATGATGTTAACCGCCAAACAGGTTCGCTCAGCCAATCAGTTTAGCTGGGAACCCATTCTGGAAGTAGGTAAGCTGTTTGCCGGTATCTTTATTACTATCGGCCCGGTATTAGCTATCCTGCGGGCAGGACAGGATGGTCATATGGCCGGACTGGTTGCCATGGTTTCTGACTCGGAAGGTGCGCCAATCAACGCCATGTATTTCTGGCTGTCCGGAGCACTGTCCGGATTTCTGGATAACGCCCCAACCTATCTGGTGTTCTTTAATCTGGCTGCCGGTGATGCCGCAACGCTGATGGGTCCACTACAGCAAACGCTGCTGGCCATCTCGATGGGTTCAGTATTTATGGGTGCACTGACCTATATTGGTAATGCGCCAAACTTTATGGTGAAGAGTATTGC
- the mltC gene encoding membrane-bound lytic murein transglycosylase MltC, protein MIINLKRICALLLIAPLLVSCGGGSKKKPQDDDRYIKDTNAFDILMGQFAHNVENIWGMHEVLIAGPKDYVKYTDQYRTRSHINFDAGVITVETLATESPENNLRQAIVTTLLMGEDPQTTDLYSDANDIQISKEPFLYGQVLDQDGNTIRWQWRATHFADYIIQTKLKKRSSGLRVIWSVDIPLVANHLDKRAHKYLPLVRKAARKYNVEESLILAIMQTESSFNPYAVSRSDALGLMQVMQHTAGRDVFKMQGKSGQPSRNFLFDPESNIDTGTAYLSILQNSYLGGITNPTSRRYAVITAYNGGAGSVLRVFSSDRNKAPDVINRMSPGDVYETLTTKHPSAESRNYLNKVNTAQKNYRR, encoded by the coding sequence ATGATCATTAATTTAAAAAGAATCTGCGCGCTACTGCTGATAGCGCCTTTGCTGGTCTCGTGTGGGGGCGGCAGTAAGAAAAAACCACAGGATGACGACAGATATATTAAAGACACCAATGCGTTCGATATTCTGATGGGCCAGTTTGCCCATAACGTCGAAAACATCTGGGGAATGCATGAAGTCCTGATCGCCGGTCCTAAAGATTATGTGAAATATACCGATCAATATCGTACCCGTAGCCATATTAACTTTGATGCCGGTGTTATCACCGTGGAAACTCTGGCCACAGAGAGCCCTGAAAACAATCTGCGTCAGGCTATTGTGACCACCTTGCTAATGGGTGAAGATCCACAAACCACCGATCTCTATTCGGACGCTAACGATATTCAAATCAGTAAAGAACCGTTCCTGTATGGTCAGGTGCTGGATCAGGATGGTAATACCATTCGCTGGCAATGGCGCGCCACACATTTTGCTGACTATATTATCCAGACTAAGCTGAAGAAGCGTTCCTCCGGGCTGCGGGTAATCTGGTCGGTGGATATTCCGCTGGTAGCTAACCACCTGGATAAGCGGGCCCATAAATACCTGCCGTTGGTGCGTAAAGCCGCCCGTAAATATAATGTTGAAGAGTCGCTGATTCTGGCAATTATGCAAACCGAGTCCAGCTTTAACCCTTACGCCGTCAGCCGTTCTGATGCACTGGGGCTGATGCAAGTAATGCAGCACACTGCTGGTCGTGATGTATTTAAAATGCAGGGTAAATCAGGACAACCAAGCCGTAACTTCCTGTTCGATCCGGAAAGCAATATTGATACCGGCACGGCTTACCTGTCGATTCTGCAAAACAGCTATCTGGGTGGAATTACTAACCCTACATCGCGCCGATATGCGGTTATTACTGCCTATAACGGTGGTGCAGGTAGCGTATTGCGCGTGTTCTCCAGCGACCGCAATAAAGCGCCGGATGTGATTAACCGTATGTCACCAGGTGATGTGTATGAAACACTGACCACCAAGCATCCATCGGCTGAGTCACGTAATTATCTGAATAAAGTGAATACGGCACAGAAGAATTATCGGAGATAA
- a CDS encoding nucleoside/nucleotide kinase family protein, with protein sequence MNVELDVNGLSYIATFPDKDIRDLHLPLLRMLTEFQRRKKQRLIVFLAAPPGVGKSTLTSFWQILSRQDMDLKDLQGLPMDGFHRYNSYLDEHNLRARKGAPETFDLGLLKDYIATLQQPDARWPAYDRNLHDPVHNAIEVTSPILVIEGNWLLLKEPGWQELVALCDYSIFIGSPIENLKQRLIERKMKGGLSYQDAENFFENSDALNVQRVLNNSQRADMTLMLLPDGSYSTVDINILD encoded by the coding sequence ATGAATGTGGAATTGGATGTTAATGGCCTTAGCTATATCGCCACATTTCCGGATAAGGATATACGGGATCTTCATCTGCCTTTATTGCGGATGTTGACTGAATTCCAACGACGTAAAAAACAGCGTCTGATTGTCTTTCTTGCTGCGCCTCCCGGCGTTGGTAAATCAACCCTGACCAGCTTTTGGCAAATCCTGTCGCGTCAGGATATGGATCTAAAAGATCTGCAAGGGCTGCCAATGGACGGTTTTCACCGTTATAACAGCTATCTGGATGAGCATAATCTTCGCGCTCGTAAAGGCGCACCCGAAACCTTCGATTTAGGCCTGCTGAAAGACTATATCGCGACACTACAGCAACCGGACGCACGTTGGCCTGCTTATGACCGTAATCTTCACGATCCGGTGCATAACGCTATTGAGGTCACATCTCCTATTCTGGTCATTGAAGGCAACTGGTTATTGCTGAAAGAACCAGGTTGGCAGGAGCTGGTAGCCCTGTGCGATTACAGTATTTTTATTGGCAGCCCAATAGAAAACCTGAAGCAGCGTCTGATTGAGCGAAAAATGAAAGGCGGATTAAGCTATCAGGATGCAGAAAACTTCTTTGAAAATTCAGATGCGCTTAACGTCCAACGCGTATTAAACAATAGTCAGCGAGCGGATATGACGCTGATGCTGCTACCTGATGGCTCCTATAGTACCGTTGATATCAATATTCTTGATTGA
- the trmB gene encoding tRNA (guanosine(46)-N7)-methyltransferase TrmB, producing MINDVISPEFNEDGRAMRRIRSFVRRQGRLTKGQQYALDNYWPIMGVEFQPEPLNLSEVFGREAPVTLEIGFGMGMSLVKMAQDNPQQDFLGIEVHSPGVGACLSSAHEAGVGNLRVMCHDAVEVLDKMIPDASLDMVQLFFPDPWHKARHHKRRILQTPFAMAILKKLKVGGVFHMATDWENYAEHMLEVMNAIPAYRNLSVDGTYVPRPDSRPLTKFELRGHRLGHGVWDLMFERSE from the coding sequence ATGATTAACGATGTCATTTCCCCTGAATTTAATGAAGACGGCCGCGCGATGCGCCGCATTCGTAGCTTTGTTCGCCGTCAGGGGCGGCTGACAAAAGGCCAGCAATACGCGCTGGATAACTACTGGCCAATAATGGGGGTAGAGTTTCAACCAGAACCTCTAAACCTGTCAGAAGTGTTTGGTCGTGAAGCACCGGTCACTCTGGAAATCGGCTTTGGTATGGGGATGTCGCTGGTCAAAATGGCGCAGGATAACCCGCAGCAAGATTTTCTGGGGATTGAAGTTCATAGTCCGGGTGTCGGTGCCTGTCTGTCTTCGGCTCATGAAGCCGGAGTAGGGAACCTGCGGGTAATGTGCCATGATGCGGTCGAAGTGCTGGATAAGATGATTCCTGACGCTTCTCTGGATATGGTTCAGCTGTTCTTCCCCGATCCGTGGCATAAAGCGCGCCATCATAAGCGCCGAATTCTCCAGACGCCGTTTGCTATGGCGATACTGAAAAAATTAAAGGTGGGTGGTGTGTTTCATATGGCCACCGACTGGGAAAATTATGCAGAGCATATGTTAGAAGTGATGAACGCGATTCCGGCATATCGTAATCTGTCGGTTGATGGTACTTATGTGCCACGTCCTGATTCTCGCCCGTTAACTAAGTTTGAGTTACGTGGCCATCGTTTAGGGCATGGTGTATGGGATTTGATGTTTGAGAGGAGTGAATAA
- the yggU gene encoding DUF167 family protein YggU: MSAVEQQSDAIILRLYIQPKASRDQIVGLHGEELKVAITAPPVDGQANAHLVKFLAKQFRVAKGMVTIEKGELGRHKQVRIDNPQQVPAEIKLLLPDA, from the coding sequence ATGAGCGCTGTAGAACAACAGTCTGATGCGATTATCCTTCGGCTATATATTCAGCCGAAGGCCAGCCGCGATCAAATTGTTGGTCTGCATGGAGAAGAGTTAAAAGTCGCGATTACCGCCCCGCCGGTTGACGGTCAGGCGAACGCCCATTTGGTTAAGTTTCTGGCTAAACAGTTTCGCGTTGCCAAAGGTATGGTAACGATTGAAAAAGGGGAACTGGGGCGTCATAAGCAGGTAAGAATCGATAATCCACAGCAGGTTCCTGCTGAAATAAAACTCCTGTTACCGGATGCCTGA
- a CDS encoding DUF2884 family protein, with protein sequence MLRKTGAALLLLMAWQAQAAYECNVKPQDDIFINQDTVKVAGASGELVIGKNGDVTRNGKVLTLSDAARAQAVSYQTNLRTDLPYINDGVRSRLKIAQSALDNVIVKQLGTESNVRKRLVTLSSELTKEMEKVLEPRPGGLAFHHQAVSQVEANGQVIMQNTLGGVLQDSINELGIQQVAKAGKSGNPLQAVLGSLGGLQQQIKDEWKKQEKDFNQFGQEACGKVTVLEQQRANLLKVLPQ encoded by the coding sequence ATGTTACGAAAAACCGGCGCGGCCCTTTTGCTGTTGATGGCCTGGCAGGCGCAAGCGGCTTATGAATGTAATGTAAAACCACAGGATGATATTTTTATTAACCAGGATACGGTTAAAGTTGCTGGTGCCAGCGGTGAGCTGGTAATTGGTAAGAATGGTGATGTGACCCGTAATGGTAAAGTATTAACTCTTTCTGATGCGGCTCGCGCTCAGGCGGTGAGCTATCAAACTAATTTGCGTACCGATTTGCCTTATATTAACGACGGTGTTCGTTCACGCCTGAAGATCGCTCAGAGTGCACTGGATAACGTGATTGTTAAACAATTGGGTACCGAGAGTAATGTGCGTAAACGTTTAGTCACTCTGAGTTCAGAACTGACTAAAGAGATGGAAAAAGTACTGGAGCCTCGTCCGGGAGGTTTAGCTTTTCACCATCAGGCCGTTTCACAAGTTGAAGCTAATGGTCAGGTGATTATGCAAAATACTCTGGGTGGTGTGTTACAGGACAGCATTAACGAACTGGGTATCCAGCAAGTGGCTAAAGCCGGTAAGTCAGGCAATCCTTTACAGGCAGTATTAGGCAGCCTGGGTGGCTTACAGCAGCAAATTAAAGACGAATGGAAGAAGCAGGAAAAAGACTTCAACCAGTTTGGTCAAGAAGCATGTGGTAAGGTTACGGTGCTGGAACAGCAGCGGGCCAATTTACTGAAGGTATTACCGCAATAA
- a CDS encoding CDP-diacylglycerol diphosphatase, with amino-acid sequence MKRKKRLPKLLKWLVAIIIVSLVILAIWWGWVRSHSNELWKIVSEQCVPHQQLSASTASPCINVILTPDAKRGYVIFKDRNGPLHFLLIPTAKIDGIESKVLQQPDSTDYLYQAWVARHYLAQQAGKPISREMVSLAVNSAYGRSQEQLHIHIACVKPEIQAQLGSQIENFSEKWSSVPYGINGHHYIARTLTESQLREINPFQRLATEVSDAADNMEKYGLALVAYTGYNDRPMYLLLANRLDIFGLNAGHTGDIQDYQCDLLKTENLF; translated from the coding sequence ATGAAACGAAAAAAACGATTGCCTAAATTACTGAAGTGGCTGGTCGCGATTATCATTGTATCGCTGGTAATTTTAGCTATCTGGTGGGGCTGGGTACGTAGTCACTCAAATGAATTATGGAAGATCGTTAGTGAGCAATGTGTTCCTCATCAGCAATTAAGCGCATCAACAGCTTCTCCCTGTATTAACGTGATTTTGACGCCGGATGCCAAACGAGGATACGTCATATTTAAAGATCGTAACGGGCCTTTGCATTTTCTGCTAATCCCTACGGCGAAAATTGATGGTATTGAGAGCAAGGTATTACAGCAGCCAGATTCTACCGATTACCTCTATCAGGCATGGGTAGCTCGCCACTATCTGGCTCAACAGGCGGGTAAACCTATTTCCCGGGAAATGGTGTCATTAGCGGTTAATTCAGCCTATGGGCGTAGCCAGGAGCAATTGCACATTCATATTGCCTGCGTTAAGCCAGAAATACAGGCGCAGTTGGGAAGCCAGATAGAAAACTTCAGCGAGAAATGGTCATCGGTTCCTTATGGTATCAATGGTCACCACTATATTGCCCGTACATTGACCGAATCTCAGTTACGTGAAATCAATCCGTTCCAGCGGCTGGCAACGGAAGTATCGGATGCAGCGGATAATATGGAGAAATATGGTCTGGCGCTGGTGGCTTACACTGGCTATAACGATAGGCCAATGTATTTATTGTTGGCAAATCGGCTGGATATTTTTGGCCTGAATGCAGGGCATACCGGAGATATACAAGACTATCAGTGCGATTTGCTGAAAACAGAAAATTTATTTTAA
- a CDS encoding XTP/dITP diphosphatase has protein sequence MQKLVLATGNPGKVRELANLLADFGFEVIAQTDLGVDSAEETGLTFIENAIIKARHAAQVTGLPAIADDSGIAVDVLGGAPGIYSARYAGVDASDQANLNKLLETLKDVPKEQRQAQFHCVLVYMRHANDPIPLVFHASWPGEVLFSPAGEGGFGYDPIFYLPELGCTAAELSREHKSKISHRGQALTMLLDALRNA, from the coding sequence ATGCAGAAACTGGTGCTTGCAACCGGTAACCCCGGTAAAGTGCGTGAGCTGGCAAATCTTCTGGCTGATTTTGGCTTTGAAGTGATTGCTCAAACCGATCTCGGTGTCGATTCGGCTGAAGAAACCGGATTAACCTTTATTGAGAATGCCATTATTAAAGCACGTCATGCCGCGCAGGTTACCGGTTTGCCCGCCATTGCTGATGATTCAGGTATTGCCGTTGATGTTCTGGGCGGTGCACCCGGTATCTATTCAGCCCGCTATGCCGGCGTTGATGCCAGCGATCAGGCTAACCTGAATAAGCTGCTGGAAACACTGAAAGATGTTCCAAAGGAGCAACGTCAGGCACAATTCCACTGTGTGCTGGTTTATATGCGTCATGCCAACGATCCTATCCCATTAGTTTTTCATGCCAGTTGGCCGGGTGAAGTGCTGTTTAGCCCAGCCGGTGAAGGTGGCTTTGGTTACGATCCTATTTTCTATCTTCCGGAATTAGGCTGTACCGCCGCTGAGTTGAGCAGAGAACATAAAAGTAAGATTTCTCACCGCGGTCAGGCATTGACCATGCTGTTGGATGCCTTGCGTAATGCTTAA
- a CDS encoding oxidative damage protection protein translates to MSRTIFCTYLQKEAEGQDFQLYPGELGKRIFNEISKEAWALWMSKQTMLINEKKLNMMDPEHRKLLEQEMVNFLFEGKDVHIDGYTPPSQ, encoded by the coding sequence ATGAGCAGAACCATTTTCTGTACTTACCTGCAAAAAGAAGCCGAAGGGCAAGACTTCCAGCTTTATCCTGGTGAATTAGGCAAACGGATTTTTAACGAGATTTCAAAAGAAGCATGGGCACTATGGATGAGCAAACAAACCATGCTTATCAATGAAAAGAAATTGAATATGATGGACCCGGAGCACCGTAAATTACTGGAACAAGAAATGGTGAATTTCCTGTTTGAAGGTAAAGATGTCCACATCGATGGTTACACACCACCAAGTCAATAA
- a CDS encoding YggL family protein — MAHQRSRRLRKKMRIDEFQEIGFLISWAFPEGTAVEKIDATIDNFINEVFEAHDLSFEGGGYLKWDGLVCLQKIGKCTEEHRGIVTNWLEDKGMLDVKASELMDINYYEE; from the coding sequence ATGGCACATCAACGTAGTCGTCGTTTACGTAAAAAAATGCGTATCGATGAGTTTCAGGAAATCGGATTTTTAATTAGCTGGGCATTTCCTGAAGGAACCGCAGTTGAGAAGATCGACGCAACAATTGATAACTTTATCAACGAAGTGTTTGAAGCCCACGACCTCTCCTTTGAGGGCGGCGGCTATCTGAAGTGGGATGGTCTGGTATGCCTGCAAAAGATCGGTAAATGCACCGAAGAACACCGTGGTATCGTGACTAACTGGCTGGAAGACAAAGGCATGCTGGATGTAAAAGCCAGTGAGCTGATGGATATTAACTATTACGAAGAGTAA